The following DNA comes from Pseudomonas sp. Tri1.
AACACCGGCCATGTGCACCCGAAAATCATCGCCGCCGTGACCGAGCAGTTGAACAAACTGACCCACACCTGCTTCCAGGTCCTGGCCTACGAGCCCTACGTGGAGCTGTGCGAAAAAATCAACGCCAAGGTCCCAGGTGACTTCGCCAAGAAAACCCTGCTGGTGACCACCGGTTCCGAAGCGGTGGAAAACGCCGTGAAAATCGCCCGTGCCGCCACGGGCCGTGCCGGTGTAATCGCCTTCACCGGCGCTTACCACGGTCGCACCATGATGACCCTGGGCCTGACCGGTAAAGTCGTGCCGTACTCGGCCGGCATGGGGCTGATGCCCGGTGGCATCTTCCGCGCGCTGTACCCGAACGAACTGCACGGCGTGAGCATCGACGATTCCATCGCCAGCATCGAGCGCATTTTCAAGAACGACGCAGAGCCCCGTGACATCGCGGCAATCATCATCGAGCCAGTGCAGGGCGAGGGTGGTTTCTATGTGGCGCCGAAGGAGTTCATGAAGCGTCTGCGCGCCCTGTGCGACCAGCACGGTATCCTGCTGATCGCTGACGAAGTACAGACTGGCGCCGGCCGTACCGGCACCTTCTTTGCCATGGAGCAGATGGGCGTTGCCGCCGACCTGACCACCTTCGCCAAATCCATCGCTGGCGGTTTTCCGTTGGCCGGTGTTTGCGGCAAGGCCGAGTACATGGATGCCATCGCTCCGGGTGGCCTGGGCGGCACCTACGCCGGTAGCCCGATCGCTTGCGCGGCTGCGCTGGCGGTGATGGAAGTCTTCGAGGAAGAGCACCTGCTGGACCGCTGCAAGGCCGTGGGCGAGCGCTTGGTCACTGGCCTCAAGGCCATTCAGAAGAAGTACCCGGTAATCGGCGAAGTCCGCGCTCTGGGTGCGATGATTGCGGTGGAGCTGTTCGAAAATGGCGACTCCCACAAGCCGAACGCCGCAGCCGTGGCTCAGATCGTGGCCAAGGCGCGTGACAAGGGCTTGATCCTGCTGTCCTGCGGCACCTACGGTAACGTTCTGCGTGTGCTGGTACCGCTGACTGCGCCAGACGAGCAGTTGGACAAAGGCTTGGCAATTCTCGAAGAGTGCTTCTCCGAGCTCTGATGTTACGAGCCCTGACTGTGCACTGATTCACAAAAAAACCCGCTTCGGCGGGTTTTTTCATATTCGGGAACACATCCCTCAGGTTTTGAACTGTCTGCATCGGCCTTCATTGACTAAGGTGCATGTATGGCAAGGGAGCGATGCTGCATGACTGCTGTGGTTTTACCCGCTGTACCCCGTGTGCTGATCGCCGAGGCCGACCCGGCGTCCCGGGAGCTGCTTGAGCAAGTATTGTCGGGCGTGCGCTGCGATGCCCGAGTGGACACCTGCGGCGAGGGACACCAGGCCCTGGATTTGCTGGCGCATAACTCGTACGACCTGGTCATCGCCGACTGGGAGCTGCCGGGTGTCGATGGCCTGACTATCCTGCGCGGCCTTCGCCAACAGCATCGAACTGTGCCGTTGCCGTTCATTCTGATGAGTCGGCGTAACGACAGCGCCAGTGTGCGGGAGGTCGTGCCACTGGCGCCGATGGCGTATTTGACCAAACCCTTGAACCGCGAAAGCCTGACCCAGCGTTTGCAGGGGTTGCTGTTGAGTGGCGCTGAAGAGACCTCCAGCGACGTACCGGTCCCGGGGCCGGGGCTGACCCTGATAGCTTTTCTGGAGCGTCGGCGCGAGCTGTCCGAAGGCGCGCCGCTGATGACCGATGTGCAGGTGGCGGTCAAGCGCTGCCTCAACCCCACGGGCCTGGATCTGAAGCTGCTGGAAGAAGAGATCCGAACCGACCCGCAAATCACCGGGGTGCTGATTGCGGCGGCCAACAGTGCTGCCCAGCATCAGGGCGGCGCGCCGGTGCAGACCGTGGCCCAGGCGCTGCACCAGCTCGGCACGGGGCAGAGCATGAACCTGATCCTCGGCCTGACCCTCAAGCGCTGCGCCCGGCTCAGCGTCCCGTGCCTGGCCGACTATGCCAAGCGCTATTGGGAATTGTCGCTGCACACCGCCGAGTACGCTCGGATCCTGGCGCGGCTGTTGGATCTGGAACCGGAACGCTGTTATTGCGCCGGGCTGTTACACCGCCTGGGCGACCTGGCGCTGCTGCGTTGCCTGGAGGAATGGACGCAGGCGGGGGGCGAGCTGGATGAGTGGGAGGAAGTAGGGAATTCCCTCGATCAATACGGCGCCAGTTTCGGCTCGGCGCTGCGCACCCGTTGGCGCCTGCCGCTGGAGCTGCGTGAGCTGATCGCGGCAGCCTATAGCCTGGGTGGTGGGGTTTATTCCCGCGAGGCACTGGTGATGAACATGGCGGCGCAGATGGCCCACCTGACCGAGCATGAAGGGCTTGAAGAGCTGGCCCGGGGGCGTACAGCGCGTTTGCTGAAGATCGGATTGCCGGAGTTGATGCGATTGCGCAGAAAATAAAGCGACTCTTTGTGGGAGCGAGCCTGCTCGCGATGAGGGCCTGACATCCAATTGCGTGGTGACTGTCAGGCCGCTATCGCGAGCAGGCTCGCTCCCACAGGAATTTGGGTATGACTGGAGTTTTGCTGACTCCTTGGCGACGAGATTGCTCAAGCCGCAATGATGCGATTCTTCCCCTGGCGCTTGGCTTCGTACATGGCCGCGTCGGCCCGGGCGAACAGGTTGTCGAGGGACTGGTCTTCGGCGGTGATGCTGGTCAGGCCCTGGCTCACGGTAATGCCGAAGTTCTGCTCGCCACAGCGAAAATTCAAGCGCTGGATCTCCCGTTGCAGGCGCTCGGCCACTTGCAGCGCCATGTCCGGGGCACAACCGGGGAACACGGCGGCGAACTCTTCGCCGCCGATCCGCCCAAACAGATCACCGCGCC
Coding sequences within:
- the gabT gene encoding 4-aminobutyrate--2-oxoglutarate transaminase → MSKTNADLMARRTAAVPRGVGQIHPIFAESAKNATVTDVEGREFIDFAGGIAVLNTGHVHPKIIAAVTEQLNKLTHTCFQVLAYEPYVELCEKINAKVPGDFAKKTLLVTTGSEAVENAVKIARAATGRAGVIAFTGAYHGRTMMTLGLTGKVVPYSAGMGLMPGGIFRALYPNELHGVSIDDSIASIERIFKNDAEPRDIAAIIIEPVQGEGGFYVAPKEFMKRLRALCDQHGILLIADEVQTGAGRTGTFFAMEQMGVAADLTTFAKSIAGGFPLAGVCGKAEYMDAIAPGGLGGTYAGSPIACAAALAVMEVFEEEHLLDRCKAVGERLVTGLKAIQKKYPVIGEVRALGAMIAVELFENGDSHKPNAAAVAQIVAKARDKGLILLSCGTYGNVLRVLVPLTAPDEQLDKGLAILEECFSEL
- a CDS encoding HDOD domain-containing protein; amino-acid sequence: MTAVVLPAVPRVLIAEADPASRELLEQVLSGVRCDARVDTCGEGHQALDLLAHNSYDLVIADWELPGVDGLTILRGLRQQHRTVPLPFILMSRRNDSASVREVVPLAPMAYLTKPLNRESLTQRLQGLLLSGAEETSSDVPVPGPGLTLIAFLERRRELSEGAPLMTDVQVAVKRCLNPTGLDLKLLEEEIRTDPQITGVLIAAANSAAQHQGGAPVQTVAQALHQLGTGQSMNLILGLTLKRCARLSVPCLADYAKRYWELSLHTAEYARILARLLDLEPERCYCAGLLHRLGDLALLRCLEEWTQAGGELDEWEEVGNSLDQYGASFGSALRTRWRLPLELRELIAAAYSLGGGVYSREALVMNMAAQMAHLTEHEGLEELARGRTARLLKIGLPELMRLRRK